AGTTGATAGTTAACTGCACATATTGAATGTAAAGGGACAAAGAATCATAGAAACAAAACGAATGTCAGTCCTGTGAGTAATGTCAAACAATATAACACTGTCCACACACAACAAAACTGACAACTACTCACATAGATTCCAAAGTAAAGGGTCATCTTTCGAAGTACTGCGTCTAAATTTATCCATTcgtcttaaaaaaaattcaaataatctgGAACACAGGTACAACAAAACACACTCATTGAGAGATACGGATGGAGGCCATTAACTCCGATATACATACATGTAGATACATCCATATAGACAAAGAAAGACAGTTGGGAGCTCAATTAATTCCAACACCCGGCTCATAAATACCTAACATATATAAACAGTAATATTCAACCTCGATTACTTATGATGAAGGAATTGGGTAGATGAAGACACATACCTAAACAACAAACCGGCATAAATGTAGAGCTCTGCTATCCAGCACCTCGGCTTGCGACCCGATGATTAGAGAGcttggatttaaaaaaaaaaggcaaTTAGGTTTCATTAACAAAGCGTGCTGAACACAAAAGAGCCGTACGTAGAGGTACAAAAGTATATTGAGGGAGAAGTCAGTAGAAGTACAGGGAAAATAAGCTGGGGAGGTGTgagaaatgaatatttaagTTGTCTGAGGAAACGTGGCTTCTTGCAGCATCGACAACAAAACAGAAGAGGTATAAATACGGGAAGTCAGTGGCATACGGTGTAAATACGGCAGATTTTAGGAGGAAGAACTTGTAAAAAGCCAGTAGAATATCCTTCAGGCTTTATAATTTAAAGGGATTCTAGTTCTAGTAGAAAACTTGGAAGCTGTTATTTTCTGAGGGAAAGGATTTATTACTGTTTTTTGCTTTTAGAGATGTCGAAATACAGAAATTCAGATGTCCAATTCATCATttagtaaaatttaaaaaatatacaagattcatgataattttgtttatgaaaattttgaataataaattgtatTTAAATTGTAGCTTTTAAAAAAGAAGATGAAtcacaattacttttataatatttattgtgtATTTTTTATAGGTCTTCATGATTAAAAAACGAACACTTGTTAATGATATAACTTATAAGATTTTATGATCACGAGCGGTGGATGTCAAGTATTTAACTTGATgtttttatcatattatttgatattttgttgAAATCTCGTAATTTCAACAAAATGTTAAAAAGAATTACATATCATGTCTGCCTGTGATGTTAGAATATGAATCAGACTTCTCCGAACATGATCGGACTTGTTCAAGAAATAGGGAGATTTTCTTTGTTAATACTTTGTTTTTGTTAAATCTTTCTTAGCAAATTAAAATGCATCACAATATCAAATGCGAGAAGTAGACTAACTACTTTCCTACCCGGACTGAACAATCCACAAACTTTATTATTCATTTGAGATGGAAAGAAAAATACAAAACTTAAGTTAGAAAAACACTATAGGAAAGTTGATCAACAATAACTCATGTCATTCCTAGCTTACAAATCTATTTACTACATGTTGTCCAAACTGTCTAAACCAAATAAAAAAGCAACCAGTCAACACAAACAAGTCAGTAAATCAGCTTCCCTAGTGACCATAATAGTAGGATGATGGTGAAGTTGATATAGGAAACTTATCAAGAACATGAAGCGCCTCTTTCATAGATGGTCTCTTTTGTGGCAATGGAGATATACAATTGTATCCTAATCTCAATAATGCCAACAAGGATTCCTCCTTGCCTTCCATGTCAGCACGTATTGCCATGTCAGCCATTCTCAAGATTTTATTCTTTTCCCACGTGCCCGACCCGATTATCGCATCTGGGCCGAACTCATCAGAAATAATAACCTTCCCGGTTAACAATTCAAGCAACACAACTCCGAATGAATAAACATCCCATTTTGAAGTGGGCTTTAGGCTGCGTAGAGACTCCGGTGCATAGTACGGCGAACAGCCCATTGAGCTTGGGCTTGGACTTGGTGTGGCCCCCCCAATGTATTCTGGGAAACTATCTCGAGATGCAGTGGACCTCTTGCTACCGAAATTTCTTGTTGAAGCACTGCTTTTGTAGCTGTTGTCACCTGAAACAAGCCTTTCGAGCCCAAAATCACCGATCTTGGGCTCCATATCGAAGCCCAATAAAACATTAGTGGGCTTTAAATTTCCATGAACTTGCTTTTTCTCGTGTATGTAAACTAGTCCACGTGCCATGCCCTTTGCTATCTTGAGCCGTACTTCCCACGGCAAAGCGCAGGGCGAGGAGCCCACCTTCCCTGAAAAAATGGCGTCACGTAAGAAAGTGAAGATTTCACATGCGCAAGATAGTCAAATAATTGCAATCGCTTTTCCATGTAAAAAGTTAACAGAACTGGAATGAACGCTTTAGTGCGCACTATGGAATGCCCACTATCATGCAcggtaaagaaaaaaaaatcaatcaaaatcaaCTCGAAAGATAAACACTTGATCACTTGAAATATctaataatactaatatatatatttattgtttataaatacataaattcCGACATTTCACGTTGAAAGATAGAATGAGGTTCCCAATTTTACTGCAATTCTTTTTCATGCAAAAAACAGCGATTGACGCTTTAATAATGTGCACCATAAACATGTCCAGCTATCATGCACCGCGGTCAAAATCAATCCCCAATACTCCACAAGCTACATGCCAGTTTGACTTTAAATACTTTCAGTTTCAGACATTAATTTTTTCAGTTACAACCACTCCCCAGTCCCACCGACCTCCATCACACAGCACACATTAGCAAAACAAACAATCCAACACTAACCTACGCAGAAACAAACTAACATGCGCACATATCATGGAGCACAAAAAAAACACTGTATAATCAGAAAAAACTTACTGTAACGAGCATTAGCGAGGCTTCCATTAGGAACAAACTCATAAATCACCAGCTTCTCATCAACGCCCCAATAGAACCCTCGAATTTTAACCAAGTTTGGGTGCACCAATTTCGCGATAACTCGAACCTGGTTCTCGAAATCCCTGAACCTCTCGAGCCCACTCTCGCCAATCCTCCGAACCGCCAGCGCAGTCCCATCTTCAAGAACCGCTTTGTACATAATGCTCGAGCCCGTGGCGCCTAATATATACGCTGAGGCCTTAAGCAATGTCTCCAGCTCTAGCTCATGATTCTTTTCTCCTCCATCAACTGTTACAAGTGATCCTGAACTTTTCGGAACCTCAGGCTTTTGTGTACTTATATCAAACACTTGGTGCTTCTCTTCTTCACTCTCTGTGGAGGATGAATCAAATGACTCTTGTTTATCATTTCTTCTGTTTAATAAACAGGCCCATGATTTCAGCCACTTGCTTTCCTCTGAAGAAGTTGTGGCCCAGTTGAAATCTTGTGCCGCTTCTAGCTTTTTTCTTTTCGCAACTCTTTTCTTGTAAATGTATATCAGGATCATTGCAAGTAAGGCTATTCCGGCTGCATCGCCGACTACGATACCGATGATTGTTCCGGTTTTTACGCCTGTTTCGGGTTTTTTACCAGTCCCTGAGGAAGGGGATGAGTCTATTGTTTTAGGAATGGCTGCTATTGCTGGCGGAGATTTTGATGAGGTGACATTGGGGGCTGAAGAGTTGGTTGATGGTATTACACAAAGATTTTTCAGCGGCTTTCCGCATAATTCAGGATTCCCGGAAAAGGCTTTGATGCTTTGATTGCTGAAAATACTTGAGGATGGAATAGGGCCAGTGAAATTGTTGACAGAGAGATCTAAGGTTATGTTTGCTGGAAGTTTGTTAGCAAAGTCTGGCGGAATTTCACCGGATAATTTGTTGTACGAGAGGTTAAGGTACACAAGATTGGTGCTTCCAAAACTCGAAGGCAATGATCCATTGATGAGATTAGAAGACAGATCAAGAATTTTGAGTGAATTAAACCCAGCCGGAATATTGCCAGAGAGGTAGTTGTTTTTTAGGGAAAGGGAAGTTATGTTGTGGAGATTAGAGAGGTTGATGGGAATTTTTCCACCCAATGCATTATCAGATAGATTGAGTGATTCGAGATTGGTTAGGCCTCCTACAAGCTCAGAGAGCTCACCAGAGATCAGATTATTGGAAAGATCAAGTGCACGAAGACTCGAGACGTTGTAAAGTGACAAAGGAATTGAGCCATTGATTGAATTGCCTGAAAGATTGAGGTTCTGAAGGTGCTGAATGACACCAAGATCAGCAGAAATAGAGCCTAGAAGCTGAGAATTTGGCAAAGACAATCCTATGACTCTAGAGAAGGCATCCAAAGTGCCCGGAGCATCACATGTAACGCCGTTCCAATGACAAGGCGTCTGATCATATGGATTCCAGTTACTCAAGACGTTCCGCGGGTCACTGATTATTGAGTACCTAAAAGAGAGCAAAGCAACTCCATCTATGTTGAGCTGAGATGATATATTTACAAAGAGAGAAAGAATTATAGTCCACCTTAAGTGAAGATCAAAAGGTAGGAACTTCATTATGATGCTTCACAATAATCCCACATAATTTACAAGGGAGTGAAAGGAAAGAAAGGGGGAGAAAAAAATGAGATGGGGAGATTGTATATACAAAGAAAAGGGGTTCAGGGTTCATGCCATGTGATGGAgaaaaatgtatattattattgagTGAGAAGAGCAAGCAGGCCAGGGAGACACAGCTCACCAAAGACCAAACATCTTTACCAATATTCTCTGCTCAGGCCTTTAAGAGTTGTTTAGTTGTCAAGTattattaatgttatttttttttttccttttttatgaGAACCAAACAAGATTTAGCCTGAATAACATGATTTAATGCAGATCTTAATTAAACACATTTAGAAATTAAGTAATCGGATAAATGTGAAGGACCATAGCATCTCTGTACCTCATGTGGAGCACAATAGCTTCAATGTTTGCTAGACTTGGAGTTGTTGATATTAAGAAGAtgttaaataaataagattCTGGTATTATTCTAGGCTGCCATTAGCTGTTGATTAAAAAAGAACTTGCTGTTCTGGaaactttgaaaaaattaaaacccTTTTATGAATTTTTCCATGCTATGTTTTTGCATGGGAAGCTTGAGCTAGATAGCTGTAGAGGTACCAAATGGAGCTTGCAAATAACTAGAAAAGTAATGTTATCGTGAAATATGTATTGTGTGTTGTATATCAGTATATTTTGTTGTCAATTTATAGGTGTGATCATGGCAAACTAATTTTTCATGGTCGCGGTTTAAGAAATGGACCCATGGAGTGGGTAATCCATGGAAAAACGAGGCAATGTAGTTAAGTGTTAATGTGACATGTATCTTATCATGTTTCgaatcaaattaattaatttggtgGGAATCCATtatttcttctttattttatagatatGTTAGTCTTAACACGGCCaagtatataatttgtaatttattaattatttataatattattttattaatatttagttattaatggatttaattttagttaaattatattaatcaactgattatattttctcataaaaatttagcttttagcatttattatctattttatcaatatttttctattattaatatgtgataatttattatttaattaattttaaatcaaatttttcatattttatatatatcttcatatgtattaaaaagatatttatcatgtaacaaattataattaaaaagaattacgTAATGGTTggtgtttgtataattttaaacttagttttcattattattaaacTCTTAGATatgattacaaatatttattttgctgaACTTGTATATACTTGAGAATTGAGATAAAGTATATCGCCATACACAATTATATGTTCTTTATATGTGCGTAAGCGCCAACAACAGAAAAGAATAATAgatgaatattatataattaaatatatcaattttagtCGACATCTTATTCCAATATTTTCATGTTTCTTGTGTCTCTTTAACATATCTGATcttagaaatatatattttattctaaaaacatttcttaaaaattatgaataaagTTGTGACCGGTGAATGCATTTATAGGAGTCGGGGAACAAAGATATAGAGGACgctgggtgagcttaaaatagatgctttttgattaaaataaaaaattggagGACATGATAGA
This genomic window from Daucus carota subsp. sativus chromosome 7, DH1 v3.0, whole genome shotgun sequence contains:
- the LOC108196533 gene encoding probable LRR receptor-like serine/threonine-protein kinase At4g37250, whose product is MKFLPFDLHLRWTIILSLFVNISSQLNIDGVALLSFRYSIISDPRNVLSNWNPYDQTPCHWNGVTCDAPGTLDAFSRVIGLSLPNSQLLGSISADLGVIQHLQNLNLSGNSINGSIPLSLYNVSSLRALDLSNNLISGELSELVGGLTNLESLNLSDNALGGKIPINLSNLHNITSLSLKNNYLSGNIPAGFNSLKILDLSSNLINGSLPSSFGSTNLVYLNLSYNKLSGEIPPDFANKLPANITLDLSVNNFTGPIPSSSIFSNQSIKAFSGNPELCGKPLKNLCVIPSTNSSAPNVTSSKSPPAIAAIPKTIDSSPSSGTGKKPETGVKTGTIIGIVVGDAAGIALLAMILIYIYKKRVAKRKKLEAAQDFNWATTSSEESKWLKSWACLLNRRNDKQESFDSSSTESEEEKHQVFDISTQKPEVPKSSGSLVTVDGGEKNHELELETLLKASAYILGATGSSIMYKAVLEDGTALAVRRIGESGLERFRDFENQVRVIAKLVHPNLVKIRGFYWGVDEKLVIYEFVPNGSLANARYRKVGSSPCALPWEVRLKIAKGMARGLVYIHEKKQVHGNLKPTNVLLGFDMEPKIGDFGLERLVSGDNSYKSSASTRNFGSKRSTASRDSFPEYIGGATPSPSPSSMGCSPYYAPESLRSLKPTSKWDVYSFGVVLLELLTGKVIISDEFGPDAIIGSGTWEKNKILRMADMAIRADMEGKEESLLALLRLGYNCISPLPQKRPSMKEALHVLDKFPISTSPSSYYYGH